The following proteins come from a genomic window of Paenibacillus spongiae:
- a CDS encoding ABC transporter ATP-binding protein — protein sequence MKKRSIWRNLCRGYGIVNRLTPTYIPLTIVSSFVRAVQPLMVLFLSAQIINELAGERDTGRIMLYAALAVGLAFVGSAINAAVTRRIATLNSTLWARFYFFLGNRYMQLNYDQVEDTENNEMLADIEAKTNGNGLGLLRLHYSLPELLQPLFELMACIILFFGMFTSASSYEQTFITSPFATGLMVLLILLILPFTYALKKREERIQMKVFEENPKSNTYVHFFNEYMQVKNAAKDIRLYKQAPAIEDHYNKSVGAEFWYRIFDLFGKNNALAAAMNAVLGGCVYLFIGLRALYGMYPLGSVVQYIGAVTGAVGALAKLVSVLGNFITNNPYLSLAFDYLDLPDNMRKSDGSRQIPQEGLEFEFRDVSFKYPGSDNYAIKHLSMKFNIGERLAVVGLNGSGKTTMIKLLCRLYEPTEGVITLNGIDIREYDYSAYMGVFSVVFQDFKLYSFSLGHNVASSESYDAALAEESLIMAGLGEKVKNMPNGLHTYLHKDFSDDGVELSGGEAQKAALARALYKNAPFVILDEPTAALDPIAEFEIYSRFNELIGDKTAIFVSHRLSSCRFCHDIAVFHEGQLIQRGSHDELIADRGGKYAELWNAQAQYYVGA from the coding sequence ATGAAGAAGCGTTCCATCTGGCGTAATCTGTGCCGCGGATACGGCATAGTAAATCGTTTAACGCCAACCTATATTCCGCTTACTATCGTCTCATCCTTTGTAAGAGCTGTTCAACCGTTAATGGTGCTCTTCCTGTCTGCCCAGATCATAAACGAGCTGGCCGGCGAGCGCGACACCGGGCGAATAATGCTGTATGCCGCACTTGCAGTTGGGCTTGCGTTTGTCGGTTCGGCTATCAATGCCGCGGTGACGCGCCGGATCGCGACCTTAAACAGCACGTTGTGGGCGCGATTCTACTTTTTCCTCGGCAATCGATACATGCAGCTTAATTACGATCAAGTGGAAGATACAGAGAATAATGAAATGTTAGCGGATATTGAAGCCAAGACGAACGGCAACGGACTGGGCCTTCTGCGGCTGCACTACAGTCTGCCGGAACTATTGCAGCCCCTTTTTGAACTGATGGCATGTATCATATTGTTCTTCGGGATGTTTACATCCGCTTCTTCCTATGAGCAGACGTTTATCACATCACCGTTTGCCACCGGTTTGATGGTTCTGCTCATCCTGCTCATCCTTCCCTTCACCTATGCGCTAAAGAAGAGGGAGGAGCGGATTCAAATGAAAGTGTTTGAGGAAAATCCAAAGTCCAACACCTATGTTCATTTTTTTAACGAATACATGCAGGTCAAAAATGCCGCCAAGGACATTCGCCTCTATAAACAGGCGCCGGCGATCGAGGATCATTACAATAAATCGGTTGGCGCGGAGTTCTGGTACCGGATTTTTGACTTGTTCGGCAAGAACAACGCATTGGCAGCGGCTATGAATGCCGTGCTGGGCGGCTGCGTCTATCTCTTTATCGGTCTGCGGGCGCTATATGGCATGTATCCCTTAGGCAGCGTGGTTCAGTATATCGGCGCGGTTACGGGCGCTGTCGGCGCGCTGGCCAAGCTGGTCTCGGTTCTGGGCAATTTTATTACAAACAACCCGTATCTCAGCCTCGCGTTCGACTATCTTGACCTGCCGGACAACATGCGAAAGAGCGATGGAAGCAGACAAATCCCGCAAGAAGGACTGGAGTTTGAGTTTCGTGACGTGTCGTTTAAGTATCCTGGGTCCGACAACTACGCTATCAAGCATCTTAGCATGAAGTTTAATATTGGCGAACGGCTTGCCGTCGTGGGGTTGAATGGCAGCGGCAAGACGACAATGATTAAGCTCCTATGCCGGCTTTATGAACCTACGGAGGGTGTTATCACGTTAAACGGCATTGACATTAGGGAGTACGACTATTCGGCGTATATGGGCGTTTTCAGCGTTGTGTTTCAAGATTTTAAGCTGTACTCATTCTCGCTTGGCCATAACGTAGCCTCCTCCGAGAGCTATGACGCAGCATTGGCGGAGGAGTCTCTTATTATGGCTGGGCTTGGCGAAAAGGTAAAGAACATGCCCAATGGGCTTCACACCTACTTGCACAAGGATTTTTCAGACGACGGCGTGGAGCTATCCGGGGGCGAAGCGCAGAAGGCGGCTCTCGCAAGGGCGTTGTACAAAAACGCGCCTTTTGTGATACTAGACGAACCAACGGCGGCGCTGGACCCGATAGCGGAGTTCGAGATTTATTCCCGATTTAATGAACTAATCGGCGACAAAACGGCAATCTTCGTCTCCCACCGACTCTCGTCCTGCAGGTTCTGTCACGACATTGCCGTGTTTCACGAGGGTCAGCTTATTCAACGCGGCTCCCATGACGAACTTATAGCCGACCGGGGCGGGAAATACGCTGAACTGTGGAATGCGCAGGCTCAGTATTATGTTGGGGCGTGA
- a CDS encoding tyrosine-type recombinase/integrase — translation MNLSELWRLYEADKHIQGFSPKTLKAYVLQHKMLMLELGDLEISEITLTMLKEYLNKQADRLKPSSLGHRIRFIRSLLRYAYEETYLSSNPSLKLREPKLEKRIPKFLIEEDVINLKISCQSLRERALLEFLYCTGCRVGEVEKINIEDLNWENRSAIVNGKGSKQREVYFTTECKVWLKKYLASRADSCKALFVTDTLPTKRMAIPTIRWALKRLANRGEIEANVYPHRFRHTYACQLLDNGALLDFIQGMMGHEKASTTQIYAQLRGERRRELYRQFF, via the coding sequence ATGAACTTGAGTGAGTTGTGGCGGTTGTACGAGGCTGACAAACATATTCAAGGATTTAGTCCGAAAACATTAAAAGCTTACGTCCTCCAGCACAAAATGCTGATGTTGGAACTTGGCGATCTCGAAATATCAGAGATAACGTTAACAATGCTGAAGGAGTACTTGAATAAACAAGCAGATCGGTTAAAGCCTAGCAGTCTAGGGCATCGAATTCGTTTTATTCGTTCGCTTTTACGCTACGCTTATGAAGAGACGTACCTGAGTTCAAATCCCTCTCTAAAATTAAGAGAACCAAAATTGGAAAAGCGTATTCCTAAGTTTTTGATCGAAGAAGATGTTATTAACTTAAAGATTTCTTGTCAGTCACTTAGGGAACGAGCGCTGCTTGAGTTTCTCTACTGTACCGGCTGCCGAGTTGGTGAAGTGGAGAAGATAAACATCGAGGATCTCAACTGGGAAAACCGTTCTGCAATAGTTAATGGCAAGGGCTCAAAGCAGAGAGAAGTTTATTTTACGACGGAGTGCAAAGTATGGTTAAAGAAGTACCTGGCCAGCCGTGCTGACTCCTGTAAAGCCTTATTCGTAACCGATACACTTCCCACTAAACGAATGGCTATACCTACGATCAGATGGGCTCTGAAAAGGCTTGCAAATCGGGGAGAAATCGAAGCAAATGTTTATCCTCATCGCTTTAGACATACCTATGCGTGCCAACTACTTGATAACGGTGCACTACTAGATTTCATCCAAGGTATGATGGGGCATGAAAAGGCATCAACCACGCAAATCTATGCTCAGCTCCGCGGCGAGCGTCGAAGAGAACTTTATCGGCAATTTTTTTAG
- a CDS encoding DUF4362 domain-containing protein, with product MKKIALVSLLLLLAFSILATGCGSEDSNFPKVTEPYHSDQAIKNGDVVNVHGKYSNIEKWQTFLKNLESNNPDKVRITQYTIEGNPIFYELSYNGKLISYTFDNSMDAFGSDLNRPSTNCKGFDLKKMEDGRDGFVLRGCDNTKIGDTFWFEKSSIN from the coding sequence ATGAAGAAGATAGCCTTGGTGTCACTCCTACTTCTCTTGGCTTTTTCGATATTGGCCACGGGTTGTGGAAGTGAGGACTCCAATTTTCCAAAGGTAACAGAGCCATATCATTCTGACCAAGCGATTAAAAATGGAGATGTAGTAAATGTACATGGAAAGTATTCTAATATTGAAAAGTGGCAAACGTTCTTAAAAAATCTTGAGAGTAATAATCCTGATAAAGTTCGAATAACTCAGTATACAATCGAAGGAAATCCCATCTTTTATGAGCTTTCATATAACGGGAAGCTGATAAGCTATACATTCGATAACTCCATGGATGCATTTGGTTCAGATTTAAACAGACCAAGTACTAACTGTAAAGGGTTTGATTTAAAGAAAATGGAAGATGGACGAGATGGTTTTGTGCTTCGAGGATGTGACAATACCAAAATTGGAGATACCTTTTGGTTTGAAAAGAGCTCGATAAACTAA
- a CDS encoding AraC family transcriptional regulator: MKIVKLSIEQPVMFASAGSFTADRQWIHQQRTNNSFEIMIGIRDAVYMDIDGGKYVMRPKQTLIIPPNSSHRGYAYSDKNCSFHWLHFYCQTDYSLLDEKEFQADLHRLNANPYFNELGAYAYIQLHSSPPEMERIHILFHQLLHIMESRYTTRHGMDYAVTSLLIELSEQTMADYNALGGNEALLDTADKKLNKMLEWIRIHSDKNISVQDVALEFKYNKDYLTRLFKLKTGMNMQEYIHRLKVSKAKAMLYQTSLSIKEIAYALGFQDEKYFMKLFKKHENLTPSEYRSAYYRTHMNIR, encoded by the coding sequence TTGAAAATCGTCAAGCTTAGCATTGAACAGCCGGTCATGTTCGCGTCCGCGGGCAGCTTTACCGCCGACCGTCAGTGGATTCACCAGCAGCGGACGAATAACAGCTTCGAGATTATGATTGGCATTCGCGATGCCGTCTATATGGATATCGACGGCGGCAAGTACGTGATGAGACCGAAGCAAACGCTGATCATTCCGCCGAATTCCTCCCATCGAGGCTATGCTTACTCCGATAAGAACTGCTCGTTCCACTGGCTTCACTTTTATTGCCAAACCGACTATTCCCTCTTGGACGAGAAAGAATTCCAGGCAGATCTGCACCGTCTGAACGCGAATCCGTATTTTAACGAATTAGGCGCGTACGCCTATATCCAGCTTCATTCTTCGCCTCCGGAGATGGAGAGGATTCATATTTTATTCCACCAGCTGCTTCATATTATGGAATCCCGTTATACGACCCGACATGGGATGGATTACGCGGTCACTTCCCTATTGATCGAGCTGTCCGAACAGACGATGGCCGACTATAATGCCCTTGGGGGAAACGAAGCGCTGCTGGATACGGCGGACAAAAAGCTGAATAAAATGCTGGAATGGATCCGGATCCATTCCGACAAAAACATCTCCGTGCAGGACGTGGCGCTGGAATTCAAATACAACAAGGACTACTTGACCCGCCTGTTCAAGCTGAAAACGGGAATGAACATGCAGGAATACATTCACCGTCTGAAAGTTTCGAAGGCGAAGGCAATGCTGTATCAGACCTCGCTTAGCATCAAGGAAATCGCCTATGCCCTCGGCTTTCAGGACGAGAAATACTTCATGAAGCTGTTCAAAAAGCACGAAAACTTGACGCCCAGCGAATATCGCAGCGCCTATTACCGCACGCATATGAACATCCGGTAA
- a CDS encoding chloramphenicol phosphotransferase CPT family protein, which produces MKQGLIVFLNGTSSSGKTSISTEMINQKEIPFYHLSIDDFFNNYNDFVNNKFPDEPPRGIDHQVVSQIVDHSICSVYHSTIKLLSELGFNVIVDTIIANDKYFNDFYDLLVDHPILFVGIRCSKEELTRREQSRGDRLIGLAHSQFDRVYSYNEYDLEVNTEKLSPTECVDKILSFVKSDQGYSAFKKLSKREISVS; this is translated from the coding sequence GTGAAGCAAGGACTCATTGTGTTTTTGAACGGAACGTCAAGTTCTGGAAAGACCTCCATATCGACTGAAATGATAAATCAGAAAGAAATTCCTTTTTATCATTTATCAATTGATGATTTTTTCAATAATTACAATGATTTTGTTAATAATAAATTTCCAGATGAACCTCCAAGAGGAATAGATCATCAAGTTGTCTCACAAATAGTTGATCATTCCATATGCTCAGTGTACCATTCGACAATTAAATTGTTATCAGAACTGGGTTTTAATGTAATAGTAGATACCATAATCGCAAATGACAAGTACTTTAATGATTTCTATGATTTACTTGTTGATCATCCTATATTGTTTGTAGGCATACGATGCTCGAAAGAAGAACTCACAAGAAGAGAGCAGAGCAGGGGAGATCGATTAATTGGACTAGCACATTCCCAGTTCGACAGAGTATATTCCTATAATGAATATGATCTTGAAGTAAATACGGAAAAGTTGAGTCCAACCGAATGTGTCGATAAAATATTAAGTTTTGTTAAGTCCGATCAGGGTTACTCTGCATTTAAGAAATTAAGTAAAAGAGAGATTAGTGTTTCATAG
- a CDS encoding cupin domain-containing protein, giving the protein MPTDSAIAALSSPSLNLSFDLSTAPLFQQNAQNFILQQFAKQLPVMQNLGLLDVYLSNGHSVEPHWHPNASELQYVVQGEVAVSILNPFSRQILSYRVKPPQTVYIPMGWWHWQTATMDNTHFVSAFDNNATQVVFGSDILRMTPPEVFQMIYGVNATQLADVLKPIDQTVVIGPPASRDIEWRIGTQAFLNQSS; this is encoded by the coding sequence GTGCCAACCGACAGCGCCATAGCCGCCCTTAGTTCTCCTTCTTTGAATTTATCTTTCGACTTAAGTACAGCACCATTATTCCAGCAAAACGCTCAAAACTTCATTCTTCAGCAATTCGCTAAGCAGTTACCCGTAATGCAAAACCTAGGCCTACTCGACGTTTATCTGAGTAACGGCCATAGCGTAGAGCCCCATTGGCACCCTAACGCATCCGAACTTCAATACGTAGTACAAGGAGAAGTTGCCGTCTCCATTCTTAATCCATTTTCCCGGCAAATCCTTAGTTACCGCGTCAAGCCCCCCCAGACGGTGTATATCCCGATGGGTTGGTGGCATTGGCAAACCGCGACGATGGATAACACCCACTTTGTGTCTGCTTTCGATAATAATGCCACGCAGGTCGTATTCGGGTCTGACATCCTTAGAATGACACCTCCCGAGGTGTTCCAGATGATCTATGGCGTGAATGCGACCCAGCTTGCTGATGTGCTCAAGCCTATCGACCAAACAGTAGTCATAGGTCCGCCTGCTTCAAGAGATATTGAATGGAGGATAGGCACGCAAGCATTCCTGAATCAGTCTTCGTAA
- a CDS encoding TMEM175 family protein, with amino-acid sequence MKANRMEAFSDGVLAIIITIMVLEFKVPEGHDWYALIELGPKILSYIFSFVYVGIYWNNHHHLLHMVRTMNGRLMWLNLLLLFWLSLVPFTTAWMGESHFAATPTALYGIILLLAALSYWLLQRAIINQHSGDSSFVLSMGKDWKGKLSPLLYLIAALTAYASPWISGFFFVLVAMIWFLPDKRIEHALRGRGR; translated from the coding sequence CTGAAAGCGAATCGAATGGAAGCGTTCAGCGATGGTGTGTTGGCGATCATCATTACGATCATGGTGTTGGAATTTAAAGTGCCGGAAGGCCATGACTGGTATGCACTGATCGAACTCGGCCCAAAGATTCTTAGCTACATCTTTAGTTTTGTATATGTCGGCATCTACTGGAACAATCATCATCATCTGCTGCACATGGTTCGAACAATGAACGGGCGGTTGATGTGGCTCAACTTGCTGCTTCTCTTCTGGTTATCCCTTGTGCCGTTCACGACAGCTTGGATGGGGGAAAGCCATTTTGCAGCCACGCCAACGGCATTGTACGGTATTATTTTACTACTCGCGGCGCTTTCATACTGGCTGCTTCAGCGCGCGATTATTAACCAGCATTCTGGTGATTCCTCATTTGTTCTGTCGATGGGCAAAGACTGGAAGGGCAAATTATCTCCCTTGCTCTACTTGATCGCGGCCTTGACCGCATATGCGAGTCCTTGGATATCCGGCTTCTTTTTCGTACTTGTTGCCATGATCTGGTTCTTGCCTGATAAGCGAATCGAGCACGCCCTGCGAGGCCGAGGCCGCTAA
- a CDS encoding IS110 family transposase, which yields MKFKPQDKQNQLIEKITAQHLVVGIDIAQQTHVARAVNFRGIVIGHPLSFSNDEEGFQNLLSWIRSLQAANDLNADIVGMEPTGHYWLNVSRWLSERQFEVVLVNPHLVKKNKENRDNTPSKSDKKDALVIADMVKNGYYSFIRNTPEAFEELRVFLSNRDSVVTRLVSAKNQIHRWVDVVFPELRQVFKSLMCTGSLATLRLFPTPEELRKLQPQDIIAGWKSLMKRHSGERKARALIALANSSVGSKQATQAYKLHLKQLLDEYDLASRQLQTVETEIIAVLDRIPFAKSMLAVKGISAISLAGILGEAGDLSGFVHGNALLRHAGLNLAEASSGKWTGQMKISKRGRARLRRFIFMMTMSLVMNNPEFQAMHTHNVQVKKMRKMRSIMKLCGKLARILVGMARRGEVYNPQKTFPMQVAA from the coding sequence ATGAAGTTTAAACCGCAGGACAAACAAAATCAACTCATTGAAAAAATTACTGCTCAGCACCTCGTCGTCGGGATCGACATCGCCCAACAAACGCATGTCGCGCGTGCTGTTAACTTTCGTGGAATCGTCATCGGTCATCCATTATCCTTTTCAAATGATGAAGAAGGATTTCAAAATCTTCTAAGTTGGATCCGTTCCCTGCAAGCCGCGAACGACCTTAACGCGGATATTGTTGGTATGGAACCAACCGGTCATTACTGGCTTAACGTCTCTAGGTGGCTCTCCGAGCGTCAATTCGAAGTGGTTCTCGTCAATCCTCATCTTGTAAAAAAGAATAAGGAAAACCGCGACAATACGCCATCCAAGAGCGACAAAAAGGATGCTCTAGTCATTGCCGACATGGTCAAGAACGGCTACTACTCATTCATTCGCAATACGCCAGAAGCCTTTGAAGAACTACGTGTCTTTCTCTCAAACCGCGACTCTGTCGTGACGAGGCTCGTTAGCGCAAAGAACCAAATCCATCGTTGGGTTGACGTTGTTTTCCCGGAGCTGCGTCAGGTCTTTAAGAGCCTCATGTGCACGGGTTCGTTGGCCACGCTTCGTCTTTTCCCTACACCTGAAGAGCTCCGGAAATTACAGCCCCAAGACATCATTGCAGGCTGGAAATCGCTGATGAAACGTCACTCTGGAGAACGAAAAGCTCGTGCTCTTATCGCGCTTGCTAACAGCTCTGTTGGTTCTAAACAAGCCACGCAAGCTTACAAGCTTCACTTGAAACAGTTACTTGATGAGTACGACCTTGCTAGTCGACAGCTCCAAACGGTCGAGACAGAAATCATTGCCGTGTTAGATCGCATTCCTTTTGCTAAATCTATGCTTGCTGTCAAAGGGATCAGCGCCATTTCACTTGCTGGTATTCTAGGTGAGGCTGGGGATTTAAGCGGATTTGTTCACGGCAATGCCCTGCTGCGTCATGCTGGACTCAACCTCGCAGAAGCAAGCTCTGGCAAATGGACCGGACAGATGAAGATTAGCAAACGTGGGAGAGCTCGCCTTCGTCGTTTCATCTTCATGATGACCATGAGTTTGGTGATGAACAATCCGGAATTCCAAGCTATGCATACACACAATGTACAGGTGAAGAAGATGAGGAAAATGAGGTCCATTATGAAACTATGTGGGAAACTTGCTCGCATACTGGTTGGAATGGCTCGGCGTGGCGAAGTCTACAATCCACAAAAGACATTCCCCATGCAAGTAGCTGCATAA
- a CDS encoding (2Fe-2S) ferredoxin domain-containing protein: protein MAKKSKSEERMERMKHHILVCRGPSCSQASSEDVLIAMRKHIKNENLDETVRITVTDCMLRCSQSPTVVVYPDGVWYQKMTIESAEKIIKEHLLREEIVVEKAQYRLVDGKFVLCKVRKGISK, encoded by the coding sequence ATGGCAAAAAAGAGTAAGTCAGAGGAACGAATGGAGCGCATGAAGCATCATATTCTAGTTTGCCGTGGACCGAGTTGCTCTCAAGCCTCCTCTGAAGATGTATTGATAGCGATGCGTAAACATATAAAAAATGAAAACCTTGATGAAACAGTGCGAATTACCGTTACAGACTGCATGTTGCGCTGCTCTCAATCTCCGACAGTTGTTGTCTATCCTGATGGAGTATGGTATCAGAAGATGACCATTGAGTCTGCGGAGAAAATTATAAAGGAGCATCTGTTAAGGGAAGAGATTGTGGTGGAGAAGGCTCAATATCGGTTAGTCGATGGGAAATTCGTGCTTTGCAAAGTGAGAAAAGGTATTAGCAAATAA
- a CDS encoding putative iron-sulfur cluster-binding metallochaperone produces MDCCSPSSNTQEVNINCPSCGEKGRNVQLITLKSLLKASALETIEPENTYVFCSSPNCSTVYFSGNHSQTFSESDLKVPVYQKNLGFDVPVCYCFGWTRERLIQAAGTDQKPAAQIKVHVQAGRCGCEINNPQGACCLGNVNAFVRGIKEV; encoded by the coding sequence ATGGATTGTTGCTCACCCTCAAGTAACACACAAGAGGTTAATATAAATTGTCCTTCATGCGGCGAAAAGGGGAGGAACGTGCAACTTATCACGCTCAAGTCATTGCTTAAAGCTAGCGCTTTAGAAACCATTGAACCTGAGAACACTTACGTATTTTGTTCGAGCCCTAATTGCTCTACCGTATATTTTAGTGGGAACCACTCTCAAACATTCTCCGAGAGTGACCTAAAGGTACCTGTGTACCAGAAGAACTTAGGCTTTGATGTACCTGTGTGTTATTGCTTTGGCTGGACGCGAGAACGCCTCATCCAAGCGGCAGGAACCGACCAAAAACCTGCCGCCCAAATCAAAGTTCACGTTCAGGCGGGGCGATGTGGATGTGAGATAAACAATCCCCAAGGGGCATGTTGCTTAGGGAATGTGAATGCTTTTGTACGGGGTATCAAAGAGGTGTAA
- a CDS encoding ABC transporter ATP-binding protein: MSTEKKTAYSAWSNIIYSMRLHWRARPLTLICCAVSVLVGVGLPFVSILMPKIVIDNITAGVTPSEFILSVGAMALLLAVLSCVKSYADLITNESVGTISILKHLQTIMRKHLNMDYEVLESPGYAKLGEKAWRAMQSNHSPASNIPRHTSQLLMNVLGFLAYGTVIVSVHPLIILFLAVSAGINWLALSRARKIERDTREERSKLQGKLWYMQKVSKEPSGGKDVRLYDLSSLIRGIFQNVLVTCTEKEQKVATGDMKAQLSEAVLSLIRDGAAYAFLIYLLLNGEMTLGNFVLVFAAIGAFAGWLSGILTSSSELLRALSEMSDIRDYLEVPDISNTGVGHPLPSGDRLPPAITLRNVGYTYPEAQEPTLGGIDLEIKPGERIAIVGANGAGKTTLIKLLCGLYKPTSGEITLGGVDITRYNRDEYFSLFSTVFQDIHLFCCDIAGNVSQQPPDRTDDEKVKKCLVMSGLMDKVSRLEKGEATLLVRRVHTDAIELSGGEKQKLALARALYKDAPVIVLDEPTAALDPIAESEIYQRYAELTAGRTSIYISHRLASTRFCDRILLIDGGGIAECGTHDELMRNGGKYAEMFNVQSHYYKDGEVADNEEAFHLA, from the coding sequence GTGTCAACAGAGAAAAAAACGGCGTACTCCGCGTGGTCAAACATCATTTACTCCATGCGGCTGCACTGGCGGGCAAGGCCGCTAACGCTGATTTGCTGTGCCGTATCGGTGCTTGTTGGCGTAGGTCTGCCTTTTGTAAGCATCCTTATGCCCAAAATTGTCATCGACAACATTACGGCAGGCGTCACGCCAAGCGAATTTATACTGTCGGTGGGCGCCATGGCGCTTCTTCTGGCCGTGCTGAGCTGCGTGAAAAGCTATGCCGACCTCATCACCAATGAATCTGTAGGTACCATCAGCATCTTGAAGCACCTTCAAACCATCATGCGCAAGCATCTGAATATGGACTACGAGGTGCTGGAAAGCCCCGGATACGCAAAGCTGGGCGAAAAGGCGTGGCGCGCCATGCAAAGCAATCACTCTCCCGCCTCCAACATACCGCGACACACGTCACAGCTTTTAATGAACGTATTGGGTTTTCTTGCCTATGGAACGGTTATTGTATCGGTACACCCTCTAATTATTCTCTTTCTTGCCGTTTCGGCCGGGATCAATTGGCTTGCGCTCTCTCGCGCCCGCAAGATTGAGAGGGACACGCGGGAAGAGCGGTCAAAGCTTCAGGGCAAGCTCTGGTATATGCAGAAGGTTTCGAAAGAGCCGTCCGGCGGCAAAGACGTACGTCTATATGACCTAAGCAGCTTAATCCGCGGTATTTTTCAAAACGTACTCGTTACATGCACCGAAAAAGAGCAAAAGGTAGCGACAGGCGATATGAAGGCTCAGCTTTCGGAAGCGGTGCTCAGCCTGATTCGTGACGGTGCCGCGTACGCGTTTCTCATTTACTTGCTGCTGAACGGCGAGATGACCTTGGGCAACTTCGTGCTCGTATTTGCCGCCATTGGCGCGTTTGCGGGCTGGTTATCGGGAATATTGACAAGTTCTAGCGAGCTGCTGCGTGCCTTAAGCGAGATGTCGGACATACGCGATTATCTGGAAGTCCCCGATATTTCAAACACCGGCGTTGGCCATCCGCTGCCGTCCGGTGATCGCCTGCCTCCCGCGATTACATTAAGAAATGTCGGATACACCTATCCGGAGGCACAGGAACCGACCCTTGGCGGCATAGATCTGGAGATCAAGCCGGGAGAGCGCATCGCCATTGTCGGGGCGAATGGGGCAGGCAAGACGACGCTTATTAAGCTCTTATGCGGTCTTTATAAGCCAACATCCGGCGAAATAACGCTAGGCGGCGTCGACATTACGCGATATAACAGGGATGAATATTTTTCACTCTTCTCCACGGTGTTTCAGGATATTCATCTCTTCTGCTGTGATATTGCCGGCAATGTATCGCAGCAACCCCCTGATCGGACAGACGACGAGAAGGTAAAGAAATGCCTCGTCATGTCCGGACTTATGGATAAGGTAAGCAGGCTTGAGAAGGGGGAAGCGACGCTTCTTGTACGTCGGGTGCACACCGACGCAATCGAACTCTCAGGCGGCGAGAAGCAGAAGCTGGCGCTGGCGCGCGCGCTGTATAAAGACGCGCCGGTTATCGTCTTGGATGAACCTACGGCTGCGCTTGACCCAATCGCGGAGAGCGAGATCTACCAGCGTTACGCCGAACTGACTGCAGGCCGAACATCGATTTACATCTCCCACAGGCTGGCAAGCACGCGGTTCTGCGACAGGATTCTGTTAATCGACGGCGGCGGCATCGCCGAGTGCGGCACGCACGATGAGCTTATGAGAAATGGCGGGAAATATGCCGAGATGTTCAACGTACAGTCTCACTACTATAAGGATGGGGAGGTCGCCGACAATGAAGAAGCGTTCCATCTGGCGTAA
- a CDS encoding class I SAM-dependent methyltransferase, which produces MDKNSNIIGAGEVGCAISVDMDKHSVYKTNSFYWDTKGNDFLGAIVLPFYGAFVSEEKCQLFGDVSGKKMLEIGCGNGQSLQYLGERKASELWAVDISEKQIEKATQHLKACGLSAKLICSPMEEECGIPVGYFDFVYSIYAIGWTTDLEGTFCRIASYLKKDGVFIFSWSHPIHKCVVAENDRLTFKKNYFDESWYSVSLDEGALTLSDRKLSTYVNALAKAGFVIEQMIEQSDDEIMQSRDDNSEFAKKAKMLPVTFVIKARKL; this is translated from the coding sequence ATGGACAAGAATTCAAACATTATAGGCGCTGGTGAGGTTGGCTGCGCCATCTCGGTCGACATGGACAAGCATTCTGTTTATAAAACAAACAGCTTCTATTGGGATACAAAAGGAAATGACTTCTTGGGAGCAATCGTGCTTCCTTTTTATGGAGCATTTGTCTCAGAAGAAAAATGCCAGCTTTTTGGCGATGTCTCAGGGAAAAAGATGCTGGAGATAGGCTGTGGAAACGGTCAATCCTTGCAATATCTGGGGGAACGCAAAGCATCTGAACTATGGGCTGTGGATATATCAGAAAAACAAATCGAAAAGGCAACGCAACATTTGAAGGCATGCGGTCTTTCAGCAAAATTGATCTGTTCTCCCATGGAAGAAGAATGTGGCATACCAGTGGGTTATTTTGACTTTGTTTATTCTATTTATGCCATAGGCTGGACCACCGACCTTGAGGGTACTTTTTGCCGGATCGCTTCTTACCTTAAAAAAGACGGTGTATTTATTTTCAGTTGGTCTCACCCTATACACAAATGTGTTGTTGCAGAAAATGATAGGCTTACTTTTAAAAAAAATTATTTCGATGAATCTTGGTATTCGGTATCTCTTGATGAAGGTGCGCTAACATTATCGGACCGTAAACTATCAACCTACGTGAATGCGTTGGCAAAAGCGGGATTTGTAATTGAGCAAATGATTGAGCAATCTGATGATGAAATTATGCAATCGCGGGACGATAACAGCGAATTTGCAAAAAAAGCAAAGATGCTTCCTGTAACTTTTGTAATCAAAGCAAGAAAACTATAG